TCCCTCCAACTGATGTGACAGCTTTATTCTCATCTGCACCAGCTTTTGTGTATATCTTATCATTTTTCATCCTTCGTGAACCTCTGCTGGTGTTACGGGTAAGTGCAGCTATACATGTGGTAATGACATTACTTGTTATAACTACAGGTGTTTTCAGTGGTGTTAGCCATATCAGGAATAACTTTGTTTGCATACAGTGATGGGTTTGGCTCAGCCAGTGTGATAGGTGTGTCACTGGCTGTGCTATCTGCTGTGGGAGCTGCTACCTACAAAGTAATTAATAATGAATCAGAAAGCTGTTTGTAATCACTATTATTACTTAGGTGTGTTTGAAGAAGAGAGTGGGAGATGCAGATTTAATTCAGATGTCTCTCTTCCTTAGTCTACTTGGCCTGTTCAACTTCCTTGCATTTTGGCCAATAGTGgctacactacactatactcaAGTGGAGCAACTTAATATACACTACATCCCCTGGGTCCCATTGTGTCTATCAGCATTGTGCTCGTTTGCCTTCAACTTCTTCATCAACTTTGGGATTGCCTTCACTTTTCCACTGTTTATTTCCATCGGTACTATCCTAGGTATCCCTATGAATGCTGTGATTGATGTGGCTATCAGACATATTGACTTGTTAAACTGGAAGATCACTGCAGCTACACTCATTATTGGTGGATTCTTATTGATGCTCACCCCTTCCACTGACTCGCTGTATCTTCACAAAAAGTTTACCATGTTAATAAAGTTACTACCCAACAAATTTAGTACCCATAACCATCATGGTGAACTACTGAAATGaacattgttttatttggaaaatatgtgtatgttttattagagaattTTGACAGCAATTTGGAATGCTTAGAATATACAAAGTATTTTATTGAAATGTAATTATAAAGCGTGGCAAATCATGTGCAGGATCCTTCATCACTATAACATCTCCATGCCTTGTGTGATGGACTCCTTGCTGTCCCAGTAGTAGTTCATTTAGTAACATTTTTTTACCACCTCTGCAATAACCCATAGAAGTATTAGGGCTAAGAGCAAAGTATTCTCCTGGACCACATGCTTGTCCAGCCCGTCTAGAGGGATCATATCCATTTGCACAGATACTCGGTATGTTAGCCTCTGGTGTGCCATGAAATGCCAGTTGTGTGGTTCGCTGGTTCTTGGGCAGACTCTGGTATCTGTCCTTGAACTTGTTAAACAGAGCTCCTCCTTCTTTAGCATGTGGGTTCTCTTCAATCTTCACTACTTGCAAGTTTCCAAACTTTTGTAAGTATTTATCTACTTCTCTCCTGGGAGTAAGTATTTTTGCTACAGTGACAGGAAAATGAGCTACACTAATGTCTACATGCAGTGCTCTTACCATCACGATTGGGTATATCTTTGATAGCATGATCCCTACAGCAATAATCATGGACGGCACCATCTTGTTCTTTCCTTTTAGGTTGAGTACAGCCAGGAAGATCACACTGGTCTGAAACATCATCAGTAGCAGCTACAGTAAAGAAATCAGTAATCAATTGATAAATTCCTCAAATAACATACGAAATATTCCAAGTCGTTTTGCCTGTTCTGCATGAGTCCTTCCACAGTACGGATGTACAGTACCATCATTAGCATCCACATGCTTGGGGCTCTTACATCCTGGTAATATACAACAGTCAGCCGACTTAGACGATTGATCGTCTTGTGGGACTGGAGCTGTAGTAAACCATAAACATTATTATCAGCTTGCTACTGTACAACAGTGACTTACGCTGCAAGCCTCGCTGTCTCCCAATATCAGCATGGCTTCTCCCACAGTAGTTCATGAATGGCCACACAGGATTGTTACATTCTGGTAGCAAGCAGTGTGTTATGCCCTTCACAGACGGTGCTGTGATATTGTCACAGAACTGTGATAAGGACACTACACACAATATCACAACCTGCAGCTAGTGCCTTTCTCCTCTGTAGCTCCATAGCATGAGTATATCCACAACACTCAAACACTTTTCCTTGCTCATCGATAAAGCATGGATTGTTGCACTCAGGTATGGCACAAATGGGTACACCAGTTGCTGAAGGTACTCCTACTCATTAAGTTGAATCAATAACTATCCGACTTGTGAATTACCTGTGCTGGGTCCTGGTGTTGATGAAGTGGCTTGAGGTAGTTGAGTGGCCATTGCATTGGCATGGAATCTACAGCAGTAATCATAAACTTCACCATTCTGGTCTACATAACATGGCATTCCACAGCCAGGATAACCACAGGTCTTCCCTACAATACAATAACTATACAGATAGTCTATAATTGATCACTATGACACACCAACAGTTGCTAGAGGAGCACTAGTAAGTGCAGTGTTGTTGAGCTGACTTGTTGTAGGAATCACCGACATGTGATTAAAGCAATAAATACTGTTGTATTGTCCTGTGTTGAGGTTATAACTTGCCATCTTGGTACATCCAGGAATTTGGCAAGTAGTAACAGAGATGCCACTTGAGTTATTACCTTTATGGGATACTCCATCACTCTCAACATCCTTGTCACTACAAGCCTGCTGGACTGGAGGTTGTTGACCTAGGTTACTGGCCAACCCATCAAAACTAGCTGACACAAGATCTACGCTATTTACATAATGTGAGTCGCCATCAGAGTCACTTGAGTTGTCTTCTATTTTCTTGTGCTTAGTCGGCACGTGACCACACGCCTCACATTTAATTCTCCCCCTGCTAGACACATCATACTCGGTGCATTCACAAACTGTACATTGTCCGCGTAGAATTCCTTGTTTATCCTTCATTAGCAAGAGGCAACCTCTAACTTTTGCAATTAGTTGTAAAAATTCCCCGTATGTTGCCCGGCAATCGATCTAGTAAAATCCTAAGAAAATCCCCTACGTACCAATGATTACGTAATCAAAATTTTGGAAGATGGGGAAGGATTGCAATGGGATCGACAGGGGCCGGTGTAACAAGCCTGGCTGTAACTGCCTTCGTTTTTTGTATGATAAAGAGAAGGGCGTGAAGTGTAGTAACTGCGGGCACGTTCCAGCCAAGCACAGCGCTATTCGTGAGGACTTACTCGTTGATGTTACCTCAGATGTTGCATTAGTGACTGAAACAGTTGATGAAGTAGATTCAGTTGTTGGCATTTATGAAGAAGTTGAAAGAGATAGTACACCTAAACTTGTTGGAAACAATGTGGATTCACAAGGAACAATGCGTGGGCGTTGCACAACAGATGGATGTGCCTGTAGTGGGTTTGTATATGTAGCATCACGTGGTAGAAAATGTGATGAATGTGGACATGCACCTGTGAAGCACATTAAGGTAGCTGTGAGTGTGTTCAGTGGACGTGGGCCAATTGCAACTAATAACTCTGACGATGAAGTAGAAAAAGATTCAGCAATAGTAAGCAAACCTTCCGTCTTTACCATTTCACAGGTGGTAGATGACAGAAATTCAGAAAGGCTTCCGTCACCACTAAAGAGTTTTCCAAGTATCAGTTTATCACCTTCACAACCATCAGTGTCCTCAGCAAAGAGAAGAATACCATTTCCCAACCATACAACCAACAGTTCTGGCACTGTTAAGTCAGACAGTAGTCCACCGAGTACAAGCCGTTCTATTCCAGTTCTTAGCAGAAACAAGAAAAGACGAAGCAGTGAGCAAAATTTTTCACCTGCACCTATCCAAGCTACTGCTTATCCACCCATCACCCCTGCAGTATTTCCCCAGAGGGTAGCAGGTAGGTACATTAAAATACCACAGGGTTTATCATTCTATCAATATTTAGGTGTTCAGCAACCAACCCATAGCGTACCAGATACACAATCACAGCAGTCAAATCAGCCAACTATTGCTATGCCTCCTCATTCATTACCTGTGCAGGACACATCTGCATCCTCTGGTCAGGGTACTTGCATCTATCCTGGCTGTTCTAGACCAGTatatgtggaaccaaatggcaCAACACATCAGTTCTGTGGTCGTACACATGCCAAAATGTACAATTCTAATGCTTCAAGTAATAATGAATTTGGTTTGATTGTGAGTAAGTGTTTGGCTATTTACAGGACCACCTGCGGTTGTTCCATCTCATTTGAAGTGTTCCAATCCATCTTGTAACAGGATGAAATTTCAACGAGAGAATGGTCAGTATTTTGACTATTGTGGAAAGAAATGCAGAGATAGCTGTAGGGATTCACAGACAGAAGGTATGATATGTTTACAGTAAAATGTGTTATCTCATTATAAGATAAGAAAGTTCCAAGCATTAGTAGCAACACTTCATACAATaaccacctgttatgttttaaATTCAATAACAAATACAAGGGTAATCACCCCACCATTATTCAGCAACTTATGGTTTACATTTAACAGGATTGCTGAGTCAGGTTCAGCCAGTATCACCTGATAACAGATGTCTGCTCCCTGGATGTGGTAACTCCAGGTACCATGACTCTCAAACTGGAGCTATCCATGACTATTGTGGAAAGAACCATGCTCAACAAGCAAGGAGTAGATGTAAGTAGCAAGTTGCTACCTATAAAAGTGTTGATGTAtcacatgcttagcacatgttTAGTGCTGATCTGTCACATGCTTTTCTTGTAGTAATCAGGAAGGCAAATCGTCAGGAATTCCAACAAATACAAGCTCATTTTACTCAAAAATGGGCCCACCAGAAAGGAACATGTGGACAACTACTTGAAGTGTTGGTCATTGACAATCCAAGGTTACAACAACAGTttcaaacttacttgtcaagtCTATCAGTACAAACCATATCCCAACATTATCATGGTACCAGTCTCAAGTGTACTATTTATCAAACCACTTCTGTCTGTAATGACCGAAAATGTGGAATCTGTGGGATAACCCAACGAGGGATTCTGCTAGAGTACAAGACTTCCAACATATCATTCCAGCGATTTGGTGATGGATTTTACTTGGCTCCCAACTCCTCAAAATGTCACGACTACACTCAGGGACATGGTCAATATCGTGCCATGTTATTGTTCAATGTTGCCGAGGGGAGAAAGCATACTGTTACAAATGACAATACAACTTTGAAGGGTCCACCTGCAGGTTATGACTCAGTACATGGTCAAAGTGGAGGATCACTGAACTATGATGAGATAGTAGTGTATAAACCTGAAGCATTATTGCCAACACACATACTAATTTATCAGAAGGATGGCATACATAAGATAGCAAAATAACTTTTATAATGcggaattattatttttattgtaattagAAATGTAATATGATAAACATTTACAAtattttgaaacatttaagaaaccCGTAATACTATTACAACAGTACATGTTATGAGGATCAAGTTTACTTGGACTGCACGTAACAGTCTTGGCACCACCCCTTGCCCGGATTAGCTGGTTTCTTCCCACACTTTGTACACACCTAGTGACAAATAATTTGTAACTTGTAAATATCATTGCCACCTTACCTTCCCAGATGGTGGCCTCCCAAAAGATGATGAAGGCGGTTGTGATGGTTTCTGTGATGCTACACGATGTGTACAATACATAGTTTGGTAATGTACAAACCAGACACACTACCTTCTGGCATTGTTGTAAGCGCTGGTGATGGACCAGGTGGTCTTGTCGTgggctgatttgtttgctgtGGCGACTGCTGGGTGTACGTCACGGCATGAGCCTTGCTGCAGAAGTCATGGACACGTCCACTGACCTCCATGTAGCATGGCTTATGACAACCAGGTAGTTTACACTTCAGCGCTGACTGTATTTGAGAGATGGCTAGCTGGCCAGCAGGCCCATCTTGTAAACCAGAAGCTCCACCTGGTACTTGCATGGGAGTTGACATACTTGTAGCAGCAGCACCCTGAAAATCAGTAGCTTGTGGTCCTTTAGGAGTAGACCGACCAGTTGATTTTGCAAACACTGGAGTTGAACAGAAGTAAGCACATGCAACGTAGACTACAGTACAGGACTACCTACATTTTTCAGCTCCTTTGTGATATTGTGCAGGACACTCGCAGTAGGCGCAATCAGGGTAAGAACTACTGTCTTCTGACTCGTAACTGGGACAATCTTCACAGTTTGTGCAGGCGCCCAAGTTGACCATTTTCATGTGTCTCACTGGAGTGTGCTCGCAGTATTCACAGCGTACGCTCTTCGAATCATCCGGCTTCATGTATTCCGTACACTCACACCCAACACTGGTACATTTCCCGCGATCAATCCCTTGTTTGTCCTTCATCTTCCTAAAGTAGTGATGATTCAGAATTCTTACAATCCGGTTATTCCCCCACTAGGGTATTAAACATGCGTATTTCAGTTTTCTCTATTTTCTCGtataaaaatgtgtgtgtgtataattatTCACATAGCTATTTTTCCTATTCCGTCTCGCTGGTAGACTATCACATGTGTTGGCAGAACAGCTTCACTGCAGTACACCACTACTTCATCATAATTCAACACTCCATTAGGAGAGTTCTGACCATAAACTGAGTCATATCCATTTGGGGGGCCTGTCAAGTTTGACTGGTTGCCAGTCAAATTGTAAGATCTCCCAAGAGCTACCTTACACACCAACATTGCTCTGACATTATAGGATCCTTGAGTGTAGTCATGACACTTTGATGAGTTTGGAGCCAAATATAATCCACGACCAAACCGCTGGAATCTGGGTATGTTGTGTCCAATTCTATTCTCATCAAAACCTTCCTGGGATATGCCACAAACGCCACATTTTAAGTTGTTACATTCCACTCCACTTGATAGTAGATCACAAACAAGGACAGTGCCATGGAAATGAACCATTTCATTAGGATCTTTACCATTTGCTTGCAGTTGGTCCTTGTACTGTGTATATCTTGACCTAACATAGTCATTGGTGATGGTGTATGCTGCAATGATCTCTGGACACTGGCTCTTCCTCCGGTCCCATCTGTCAACAAACAACTTCAACACTTCTCTGAATGAGTTACTACCATCTGTCACTCTGGTTAATAATGTCGGGGGGACATATTCTTCCTTGACAGTGACAACAGCGGGTTGTTCATGGCGAAACTGTTGATAACAGTCTGCACACCAAGGGTGAGGTTTGTTTCTCTCGTTTAGTCCACACTCTAGGCAGAGAGGATAACCCCTAAAACAGTCCATACATAAGATGCTGTCATTGTAGAAGTCATTTTTCCTTTCGTTACATTGAAAACACGTTCTAGTGTATCCAAACGTAGCCATTAATGATTGACCATTCACTCTGCGATCTCCGGAAACTATACATAACCGAAAAATTCCTGGGAATTTCCCTTTAATGATTGGCATGGAGATAAAGTCGAGGATAAAGTGTAGCTGACGAGTTTGCGTTCTGACAATGGCGTACCGTGGTGAATCTGGGGAGTTATTTCATTTTAGTTCTAGTGAGCAATATGTTTTATTTCGTAGGCATAATCAATGCCagttagtaataataatataataataataataatagtgtagATTAAAATTAGTTTTGCCGGGCGTGTTTTATCTCACTAGTTTTGCATGTGTGAAGTTCACCCATGGCAAACAGCATGGTCATATATTAGTATGTGGTAAATCTTCACAGACTGCAAGTATCCTGGATGCAGTAGGCCACGATATCGTGAATCATATGGTTTTGTCCATGATTTCTGTGGGAGGACTCATGCAACCGCATATAGTCAACTAACAACTCCATCAAAATTAGGTGAGCATGCTGTTGCATGATATTGTGTCATATATCATTTAGTGTCATCAAACTTGAAATTAAAGAAACCGGAGACATCTTCACAAAGACACACAAAACCAATAGTAGCTAGCCATAAATTTGGTAATACTGATTACCCTACAAAGACAAGCAGTACTCCATACAGTTCAGTACGCAAGTCTGATATAAAGTTCTACCACATTCATGAACCATATTATGAGTTTACTAACTTTGCACAATATCCTATAAAGTTGGATGGGAAACAATGGCCCACTACAGAACACTACTTTCAAGCTCAAAAGTTTATTGGTACACCATATGAAGAGGCAATTAGGAAGCAATTCTCTGCAAGAGGAGCATTTGACATGTCACGTAATCCTGCTGTATTTTGTTGGTTAAGAGGTGACTGGGAGATAGTGAAGAACGACATCATGTTGAAGTGTCTTCGAGCAAAGTTTACCCAACATGAAATCCTCATGCAGAAGCTACTTGCTACTGGTGACAGGAAGTTAATTGAACATACTACAAATGACTCATACTGGGGAGATGGAGGAGATGGTAGTGGACTGAATGTGTTAGGAAAACTTCTTATGCAAGTGAGAAAAGAACTTTCTTCTAAACATCAAAGTGAAAAGTCTGCCAGTCTATCAACACTGCATAAACTGTTGCCAGAACACAAAGTTGCTGCCTCTACTTCAGCAGTTAAGCACAAAAAATCTGGTCTCCAAAGATCTCATTCGTTCAATGGAAGCATCAGTACTCGTTCAACTAGTTTAACAAGCAACAATGTACGTGAGAAAGAATTTTCTTCCAAGTGGTCCAGTAGGCATAGTTCACTATCTACCACCCCGACTGCCATTCCTGGTCACTTCACTGACAATTTGCCCAGCAGTAAAAGATTTGGGTCTACAGGGAACATGTGGTCTGATAGACATAACTCACTGCACAGTCATGCATCTTGCCCAACTTCCACTGCTGCTAGTGTCCACTTCGCTGACAATATTTCCAGCCGTAAAAGGTTTGGATCTACAGGAAACATCTCTGGCAGTATGCACCACACTATTAGTAGTGATAAAAATACTTCATCATCTTCACGACATTCATTTGGAAAAACTAATACTTGTACTTCCAAGAAAAAAAATGGATTTACAAGTTATGTACCACATCGGTATGGTTCACATGGGGCACTTGATAATGTTGATATCGTAACATGGCAAACTAAGAAATATTGATTTCAGAGTATTGTATTATGCCTTAAATCTGTCTATTGTGTCATAAAAATGTTATGCGTATTCGGAGAGATGTCTGGAGAATATACGGTGATGCGTATAAGGGGAACTCCCTAGAAACGCGCACTAAATGGGGTACGACAAGAGGAATGTATTGCGAGGAAAATGCAAAAAGTGTAAATGCAAAGAGTTTACTGAGAGAAATGTTAAGTGTGAATGTGGCCATGTTCCGACCGCTCATGAAGCTATAGACAATGGCGTTGGGGGTAGTGTTGAATTCCGTGATCGTGTTGAGAGTTCCCAGCAACTCAGCTACGCTGGAGCAGTGATGAAAAAAACTGATCTAGAAACTCCTCGTGTAACTACTAGTGAATATCAAGGTATTATCCTATATAGCTTAatatcataattttttttattgtagTATCCCAACAACATCCAGCCAGCCATCTTGATCAATTACCTGTCCCTGCTCCATCACCAAAGCAAGCTTTGTGCAGGTTTTGCTCTGGTCTTTACCTATCAGAGTTTGGTGTATGTCCATTTTGTGTGGAACAATGCAAGAACCCCAGCTgtacaaatttgaaatttaTTGACAATAATTACGGAAAGTTTGACTACTGTAGCCCCAGCTGCCGTGACAAAGACCTACTTACTAAGTATAACAAGAAGTTGGAAGAAGACCTTACTGAAGGCTATTCTACTTATACCAGAAAGAAGAATCAAGATATTTTGCCACACCGTGAAAGCCACTACAAAGCCCTACCCCCAACAGTCACCACTGGTGGTGGCCTGACTATCAGTCAACATGATAaagatggtatatatatatatatatatgtctaTGTTACTCTGTAGGAAATTGTTTAGGTCAAAATACTACAGCAAACACCAAGCCATCAACTTGCTCCACCATCAGTGTTGACACATTTTATGGTAGTGCAACAGCTACGTCCAATGGCAGTCAACAAGGTGACCAcgaaattaattattttattttcacTTACTAGTTATAGCCCAGCGAAGGTACAGTAAACAACTACCTAAGAATCTCAACACTGTTCTGCACTTTTCAAAAACCTTATGGGCTAAAGAAGAAAAGACAGGggtttgttgtgtactgtttatgTCCACTTTACATATAATAGATTGAATACTTAGCTCAGTATCACTGGAATAGCAGTTGGGACTGCAGCGGAATTACAGTGGTTAGATGTGATAATAGGAACCACCACACCCAGACGGAGTTTCAATAACAACATGGATTATGCTAAAATGGTGGATGCACTAATGGCTGAAGACATGGTGGAAGTTTGGCGTGAATATGATTTTAAACTGATTGTTACACAAATCAACAGGAAAGGTCAGTGCATATATACTAATGATGATCTGCCTTTACGTTTTTATGCAGTGAAAACTAAAGATAAGATGATTGCCTTTTTCATTCCTCATCATGCAGAGATTCAAGAATATGGACTACAACTGCTAGACTATGTAAGCTAGTATtgttttaaaagctgtttagaATTTATACACCACCATAGGATAACTTGGTAATGTTGAGGGTCAGCAGTGGAAAAATGGCTGATCAGTGTGGCATTAAAGACAGTGATATTGTTGAGTGGTTTGGAATAGTAGATAAGAAAGAGATAGCCAAGTTTACTCTCACCGCAGCAAGGAAAAAAGAACCTATCAAGGTAGCTTGTGAACACCTAAAAAGTTCACCAGATTGCATTGGTCTTGTGCTAGTAGTAAAAAGAATCAATATTGTAAATTTAGTGTAATATGATTTGCAGTATTATCAAATCTTGTCATTACCAACTGTACTATTGTCAACAGTGTCCATGGGCTCAACACAGTCAGCCAGCTCATTACTATTACTACCCTGTGGTTCATCATTGATGGAAGGATTAGGTTGTTGTCCATCATCACTTGCCATAGCTGGTGCTGGTGGCTGTTCTGTTATACTATTAACACAGTCAGCCAGCTCATTACTATTACTACCCTGTGGTTCATCGCTGATGGAAGGATTAGGTTGTTGTCCATCATCACTTTCCATAGCTGGTGCTGGTGGCTGTTCTGTTATACTGTTAACAATGTCATCTGGATTGGCAGAGTTGATGGTACTAGTAGAAGTAGCATCTGTACCAAGTGGATGACTGGTAGCTTCTGTAAATGGCATCAAAGGAGGAAGTAATAATGTAGAATCATTACTGTTTTCTGCAATGTTACATTCCATTGGACTTGACTGTGGTGTGGTAGTGGTACCACATAAACTATCACCAGTACTATCATCATTTAAGATAATCAGATCTGGTTGGTTATCGCCACCATCTTTCTCTGGTGTTGAAGAAGCTGCCTGTGGCTCTTCTCTTTCAATAGACTTGGGTTTGTATGGGAGAGTATATATCTTCCCTTGTCTTAATTTCTGTCTCACATCCATCAGCAAATTTCCAAGACGATTCTTACCACTCCCATCTCCCCCATCACCCCAGTAACGATCATTGCTGGTGTGTTCTACCAACCGACGACCTCCTGTGTCCAGTAACATTTTGTGTAGCTCAGAGTGTTGTGTGAATTTAGCCCATAGTGCCTTTTCCATAACCTTTTCCTTTACTTGTTCCCAGTCATTACGACGCCAGTGAGATACTTCTGGTTTTCGTGAAAAGTCAAATGCCAATCTTGGGGCTGGTAGAGTACGAATGTACTCCACATACGGGGTACCAATAAATTTTTGAGCTTGAAAGTAGTGCTCAGTGGTGGGCCAAACCTTATCATCAATTTTCACAGGATACGTTGCAAAGTTAGTAAACTCATAGTATGGATCATCCCTGTTGTAAAAGTGTATTGGGCCTGTAGAGGGGCGTAGAAAATAGCCATGGCTTTGAAGTGGCTGACGTGATAATACTGGGAATAAacaaaatatcacaatattacCTTTAAACATTTAGTCTCTTACCATGAAAACCACATGTATTCTTTTGGTATTTATCGGCATGTGATTTACAGCAAAAATCATGAACTTTGCCATTCTCAGCAAAACATCGCAGCTGACAGCCTGGTAGTTTACAAACTTGGGAGGAAAAATGGTAATGATAATGACAAAGACACTCATATTACCTTGCTGTTTCTTGAATTCCATTGCGTGTGTCCGATCACAGAAATCATAAACTATTCCATTATTTTCAACATAGCACTTCTTGTCACATCCAGGATACTTGCATTTCTTTTTACCTTTACAAACAATTAAGACAACAAAGTAGTATGGACAACTaacagtatatatgtatataatgcaGATCAATTAGGGAATATCACACATAGACATGCATTGTGGGGTGTTGGCCATCCCTCCCTTGACAAACTCTTGCCCACTTAAATGTTTAAACAAAAAGCAGAGATGAACCATCATTATTTAATGAGACACATAAAAAGTACATAATGAGTCCTTGGTCACATGCAACCACCAAACAGGGTTAGTGAATTAACActtgtgtgggcatggcaaggaagagTTGAAGAGAGTACAAAAAAtaagtatgcatgcatgtactttAAATTACAAAGAAAATCAGTCTGGGGAACTCGCAGCAATTCCAAGCTATAAATATTCTTTGGGGAGCCATAATACTCTACCAAGAAGCATCATCCAGAACTTTCCTTAGTGTTACCTTTGACACTAGTATATCCTGGTGTATCAAATATAACAGGTTCCATAAGATCTTTACACAGAAACAGTGATAGTGTACCAAAACACTGACTTCGAGAGTTTCATAATAGTTGTAAAAGTTCAAGCGATCCAATTTTGATGCTCTACCTTGTTCTGTTTACGTGACCTGGCTGAATGAAGATGGTGTTCTGAATCCAAtggacagtgttgggagtaacacgttgcataatattattactttttgtggtaactaagtaatataacgaaatacgctataaaaacaggtaatataactcaagttactttacttacaaatgtaatgcgttaacTATATTActgtaaccaagagttcataatatatatactgaggagagtatcctactctcatatacccctgtagaagggcatatcgtgaagttatgacataacgacaagatgttgtggtttgtgatgtatGAGCAGcagtaaaagtgcaagaattgttagcaccatttcacactctcgacgctcaggatagccatattcacgaatggcctagcaagcaACACCTACGAAGCgatcttaacccatgaaggaacgattgtagttcggtgagaaacacttagagctggagttaatttggttgctggcgacgttgtta
The Dysidea avara chromosome 7, odDysAvar1.4, whole genome shotgun sequence genome window above contains:
- the LOC136261950 gene encoding uncharacterized protein isoform X2, with the protein product MSMIRDGFKNFVDWWRNEARHEVVLFDVNNTCTVCHKKEVHVTLSKEVRFCSYNCKGQAFKRFEEYQGKKKCKYPGCDKKCYVENNGIVYDFCDRTHAMEFKKQQVCKLPGCQLRCFAENGKVHDFCCKSHADKYQKNTCGFHVLSRQPLQSHGYFLRPSTGPIHFYNRDDPYYEFTNFATYPVKIDDKVWPTTEHYFQAQKFIGTPYVEYIRTLPAPRLAFDFSRKPEVSHWRRNDWEQVKEKVMEKALWAKFTQHSELHKMLLDTGGRRLVEHTSNDRYWGDGGDGSGKNRLGNLLMDVRQKLRQGKIYTLPYKPKSIEREEPQAASSTPEKDGGDNQPDLIILNDDSTGDSLCGTTTTPQSSPMECNIAENSNDSTLLLPPLMPFTEATSHPLGTDATSTSTINSANPDDIVNSITEQPPAPAMESDDGQQPNPSISDEPQGSNSNELADCVNSITEQPPAPAMASDDGQQPNPSINDEPQGSNSNELADCVEPMDTVDNSTVGNDKI
- the LOC136261950 gene encoding uncharacterized protein isoform X1, whose amino-acid sequence is MSMIRDGFKNFVDWWRNEARHEVVLFDVNNTCTVCHKKEVHVTLSKEVRFCSYNCKGQAFKRFEEYQGKVLSKKKCKYPGCDKKCYVENNGIVYDFCDRTHAMEFKKQQVCKLPGCQLRCFAENGKVHDFCCKSHADKYQKNTCGFHVLSRQPLQSHGYFLRPSTGPIHFYNRDDPYYEFTNFATYPVKIDDKVWPTTEHYFQAQKFIGTPYVEYIRTLPAPRLAFDFSRKPEVSHWRRNDWEQVKEKVMEKALWAKFTQHSELHKMLLDTGGRRLVEHTSNDRYWGDGGDGSGKNRLGNLLMDVRQKLRQGKIYTLPYKPKSIEREEPQAASSTPEKDGGDNQPDLIILNDDSTGDSLCGTTTTPQSSPMECNIAENSNDSTLLLPPLMPFTEATSHPLGTDATSTSTINSANPDDIVNSITEQPPAPAMESDDGQQPNPSISDEPQGSNSNELADCVNSITEQPPAPAMASDDGQQPNPSINDEPQGSNSNELADCVEPMDTVDNSTVGNDKI